In Chloroflexota bacterium, one DNA window encodes the following:
- a CDS encoding transposase, which translates to MPRIRFTLPEVKQRPDAPPSTCPRCGGVTFHKHGQVEKAIKGLYISRVTVVRYRCVACGRTLRRYPEGVDRHIQSKRLRALSALSWALGLSHRSVSNLLTALGSALSRMSSWRDVQEAGVGAMRALSGGLRARVEVVGADEAVVKLKGEKAVVGFVMDAERGRLLGIDLLVERDRAGFTEWLSGYVDKFGVKAIVSDDLNTYKPVVEELGLEHQICLAHVRKNVRRRLNEIEGWDWHKARIWLLLSELPEGGGAELMSMERNVREDAELRRLVVELSDKWRSLRRHKSARGLPETNNCTERMIGRSKIRYKTVRGYKSIEGMMNGLRLRQWVWSGEDGLCVGELVNA; encoded by the coding sequence ATGCCCAGAATACGATTCACGCTGCCTGAGGTCAAGCAGAGGCCGGACGCTCCCCCATCAACGTGTCCGCGTTGCGGAGGAGTCACATTCCACAAGCACGGACAGGTGGAGAAGGCGATAAAGGGCCTCTACATTAGTCGGGTAACGGTGGTTAGATACAGGTGCGTCGCCTGCGGCAGGACATTGAGGCGTTACCCTGAAGGAGTGGACAGACATATTCAGAGCAAGAGGCTTAGGGCATTGTCGGCGCTGAGCTGGGCGCTGGGACTGTCGCACAGGTCTGTGAGCAACTTGCTGACTGCTCTGGGAAGCGCGTTGTCTAGGATGAGCAGTTGGAGGGATGTTCAGGAAGCGGGAGTGGGAGCGATGAGGGCGCTCAGTGGTGGCTTGAGGGCGCGGGTAGAGGTAGTGGGAGCGGACGAGGCTGTGGTGAAGTTGAAGGGAGAGAAGGCAGTCGTCGGGTTCGTGATGGATGCGGAGCGTGGCAGGTTGTTGGGGATAGACCTTCTTGTGGAGCGAGACCGGGCTGGCTTTACGGAGTGGTTGAGTGGGTATGTGGACAAGTTCGGAGTGAAGGCGATAGTGAGCGATGATCTGAACACATACAAGCCTGTGGTGGAGGAGTTGGGGCTGGAGCATCAGATATGTCTGGCTCATGTGAGGAAGAATGTGAGAAGGCGCCTGAACGAGATAGAGGGTTGGGACTGGCACAAGGCGCGGATATGGCTGTTGCTGAGCGAGCTGCCTGAGGGTGGAGGCGCGGAGTTGATGAGTATGGAGCGCAATGTGAGGGAGGATGCTGAGTTGAGACGGCTGGTGGTGGAGTTGAGCGACAAGTGGAGGAGTCTGAGGAGACACAAAAGCGCAAGAGGACTTCCGGAGACGAACAACTGTACGGAGCGGATGATAGGGAGAAGCAAGATAAGATACAAGACAGTGAGAGGCTACAAGAGCATAGAGGGTATGATGAACGGGCTAAGGCTGAGGCAGTGGGTATGGAGTGGCGAGGATGGGCTGTG